The sequence below is a genomic window from Mycobacterium heidelbergense.
GGGGCGGCCAGCCGAGCGGTCACCTCCAGCACGGTGTGCAGGGTGTCGATGGCGTCGGCGTCTTCCTCCCAGAACCGCGAACGCGACCGCCGCACATACCAATTCGTCAGCGCCTCGGTGAACTGGCGCAGCTGCTCGCAGGCCCCGGAGATGTCGCAGACCTCCATCGCCGCGGTGAGGTCGTCACGCAGCACCGCCAGCTTGGCCAGGATGTAGCGGTCCAGCACGTGCGGCGAATCAACCCGCCAGGCACCGACTTTCGGCGCGTAGAGGGCCAGGAAGCTGTAGGCGTTCCACAGCGGCAGCAGCACCTGGCGCACGCCCTCGCGGATCCCCTGCTCGGTGACGATCAGGTTGCCGCCACGCAGGATGGGCGACGCCATCAGGAACCACCGCATGGCATCGGAGCCGTCGCGGTCGAACACCTCGGAGACGTCGGGATAGTTGCGCAGCGACTTGCTCATCTTCTGGCCGTCGGAGCCCAGCACGATCCCGTGCGCCACACAGGTTTTGAACGCCGGCCGGTCAAACAGCGCGGTGGCCAGCACGTGCAGGGTGTAGAACCAGCCGCGGGTCTGGCCGATGTATTCGACGATGAAGTCGCCGGGATAGTGCCCGTCGAACCAATCGGAATTCTCGAACGGGTAGTGCACCTGCGCGTACGGCATCGAGCCCGAGTCGAACCACACGTCGAGCACGTCGGGGATGCGCCGCATCGTGCTGCGGCCGGTGGGGTCGTCGGGGTTGGGCCTCACCAGCTCGTCGATGTAGGGGCGGTGCAAATTGGTGGGCCGCACCCCGAAGTCACGCTCCAGCTCGTCGAGGCTGCCATACACGTCGATGCGCGGGTAGGCGGGATCATCCGACTTCCAGACCGGAATTGGCGTGCCCCAGTAGCGGTTTCGCGAGATGGACCAGTCGCGGGCGCCCTGCAGCCACTTGCCGAACTGGCCGTCCTTGACGTGGTCGGGGTACCAGGTGATCTGCTGGTTGAGTTCCACCATGCGGTCCCGGAATTCGGTGACCGCGACGAACCACGACGACACCGCCCGGTAGATCAGCGGGTTGCGGCACCGCCAGCAGTGCGGGTAGGGGTGCTCGTAGGTTTCGTGCCGCAGCACCACCGCGCCGTTGACCGCCGCCGGGCCGCCGCCGTTCTTCAGGTCGCGGATGATCTGGGCGTTGGCGTCAAAGACATGCTGCCCCTGGTAATCCGGGACGGTGGCGTCGAAGCGGCCCTTGGAATCGACCGGGGTGACCGGCGCGATGCCGGCCGCCTCCGAGACCGCCATGTCGTCCTCGCCGTAGGCCGGCGCCATGTGCACGATCCCGGTGCCGTCCTCGGTGGTCACGAAGTCGCCCGGCAGCACCCGAAAAGCGTTGGCCGAGCCCAGGAAATACGGGAACGGCGGCAGATAGCGCGTGCCCAGCAGGTCGGCGCCGCGACAGGCGCCCAGTATCTCCGGCTCGTCGCCCAGCTCGCGGGCGTAGGCGGCCAACCGGGCCTGCGCCAGCACGAAACGACGGTCGCCAGCCCGCACCACGACGTAGGTCACCTCCGGGTTGACGGCGACCGCGAGGTTCGACGGCAGCGTCCACGGCGTCGTCGTCCACACCAGCAGGTAGGCGCCGTCCAAATCGCCGCCCACCGCTTGGAAGCCGACCGTCAGAGCCGGGTCCTGGCGGCTCTGGTAGACGTCGTCGTCCATCCGCAATTCGTGGTTGGACAACGGGGTTTCGTCGCGCCAGCAGTACGGCAGCACCCGGTAGCCCTCGTAGGCCAGGCCCTTGTCCCACAGCTGCTTGAACGCCCAGATCACCGACTCCATGTAGGGCAGGTCCAGCGTCTTGTAGTCGTTGTCGAA
It includes:
- the ileS gene encoding isoleucine--tRNA ligase, coding for MTESFTGKAGPRAYPKPAGGAPDFPALELEVLDYWARDDTFRASIARRDGAPEYVFYDGPPFANGLPHYGHLLTGYVKDIVPRYRTMRGNKVERRFGWDTHGLPAELEVERQLGITDKSQIDDMGIAAFNEACRESVLRYTDEWRAYVTRQARWVDFDNDYKTLDLPYMESVIWAFKQLWDKGLAYEGYRVLPYCWRDETPLSNHELRMDDDVYQSRQDPALTVGFQAVGGDLDGAYLLVWTTTPWTLPSNLAVAVNPEVTYVVVRAGDRRFVLAQARLAAYARELGDEPEILGACRGADLLGTRYLPPFPYFLGSANAFRVLPGDFVTTEDGTGIVHMAPAYGEDDMAVSEAAGIAPVTPVDSKGRFDATVPDYQGQHVFDANAQIIRDLKNGGGPAAVNGAVVLRHETYEHPYPHCWRCRNPLIYRAVSSWFVAVTEFRDRMVELNQQITWYPDHVKDGQFGKWLQGARDWSISRNRYWGTPIPVWKSDDPAYPRIDVYGSLDELERDFGVRPTNLHRPYIDELVRPNPDDPTGRSTMRRIPDVLDVWFDSGSMPYAQVHYPFENSDWFDGHYPGDFIVEYIGQTRGWFYTLHVLATALFDRPAFKTCVAHGIVLGSDGQKMSKSLRNYPDVSEVFDRDGSDAMRWFLMASPILRGGNLIVTEQGIREGVRQVLLPLWNAYSFLALYAPKVGAWRVDSPHVLDRYILAKLAVLRDDLTAAMEVCDISGACEQLRQFTEALTNWYVRRSRSRFWEEDADAIDTLHTVLEVTARLAAPLLPSVTEIIWRGLTFGRSVHLTDWPASGDLPADPGLVAAMDQVREVCSAASSLRKAKGLRVRLPLPKLTVAVENPRRLAPFVDLVADELNVKAVELTDAIDTYGRFELTVNARVAGPRLGKDVQAAIRAVKAGEGVVNPDGTLTAGPAVLRPEEYSSRLVAADPDYTAALPDGSGVVVLDGTVTPELEAEGWAKDRIRELQELRKSTGLDVSDRISVVMSVPAGRADWARTRRDLIAGEILATSFEFGEPGPHAVAIGDGVRVRIAKT